Proteins encoded together in one Bradyrhizobium sp. CB82 window:
- a CDS encoding ABC transporter permease, producing MKPSSAKVIEETHAAISDVVSIREQTTFQRLVTNQAFWVAAALLVLVIFMTWLEPSFGTADNVTNITRNFAPLAIMSLGMTVVIITGGIDLSVGSVMGLVAIVTGLLLTWHYSWYVAFAAGLLAGLACGAFNGFFVAYVGMPSFVVTLGMLSIARSLAVVLSGNQMLYQFGPDAPIVRAIGQAKWPLHAPAGWAPRWIAELSSHFWVMLILALILGAVFMFTAWARHLYAIGSNESAARLTGVPVDWIKFQAYVFSSFTASVASLLLLGYSGSAINAMGTGYELRVIAGTVIGGANLMGGYGTAFGAVIGSAFLEVIRNALLMAGIDSNWQGAFVGMFIVIAVLVGMQTSGTSLLATIREWVVWKRS from the coding sequence GTGAAGCCTAGTTCTGCCAAAGTGATAGAAGAAACACACGCCGCAATCAGTGACGTCGTCAGCATTCGCGAGCAGACGACCTTCCAGCGCCTGGTGACCAATCAGGCATTCTGGGTCGCAGCCGCACTTCTGGTTCTGGTGATCTTCATGACCTGGCTGGAGCCGAGCTTCGGCACAGCCGACAACGTAACGAACATCACGCGCAACTTCGCTCCGCTGGCGATCATGAGCCTCGGCATGACTGTGGTCATCATCACCGGGGGCATCGATCTGTCCGTCGGCTCGGTGATGGGACTCGTTGCCATCGTCACCGGGTTGCTGCTGACCTGGCATTATTCCTGGTACGTCGCCTTCGCAGCCGGACTCCTCGCGGGACTGGCGTGTGGGGCCTTCAACGGCTTCTTCGTTGCCTATGTTGGCATGCCGTCCTTCGTCGTGACGCTCGGGATGCTGTCGATCGCGCGCTCGCTGGCCGTCGTGCTGTCCGGCAACCAGATGCTGTACCAGTTTGGTCCGGATGCGCCGATCGTCAGGGCGATCGGCCAGGCGAAATGGCCGCTCCATGCGCCAGCTGGCTGGGCGCCACGTTGGATTGCGGAGCTCTCGTCCCATTTCTGGGTGATGCTGATCCTCGCCCTCATTCTCGGCGCCGTCTTCATGTTCACGGCCTGGGCGCGACACCTCTATGCGATCGGCTCCAACGAGAGCGCCGCGCGCCTGACCGGCGTGCCGGTCGACTGGATCAAGTTTCAAGCCTACGTGTTTTCGTCTTTCACGGCCTCCGTCGCCTCGCTGCTGCTCCTCGGCTACAGCGGCTCAGCAATCAACGCGATGGGGACGGGCTACGAGCTCCGTGTGATCGCCGGCACGGTCATCGGCGGCGCCAACCTCATGGGCGGCTATGGAACCGCCTTCGGCGCCGTCATCGGCTCGGCGTTCCTCGAGGTGATCCGTAATGCGCTTCTGATGGCCGGCATCGATTCGAATTGGCAGGGCGCCTTCGTTGGTATGTTCATCGTCATTGCCGTGCTTGTCGGCATGCAGACGAGTGGAACGTCGCTTCTTGCTACGATCCGCGAGTGGGTTGTCTGGAAGCGTAGTTAG
- a CDS encoding substrate-binding domain-containing protein: MHKHLLMAAVAFSALMGGQACAQQKFTFALVPKNMNNPFFDQARDGCKKAEAESKGAFQCMYIGPGEHGGGEEQVQIVQDLVAKKVDGIAVAPANAAAMAVALQAAKGAGIPVLTWDSDVLPENKDLRLAYIGTHNYEIGVNIAKIVQTIKPKGGTICIQSGGAAAANHNERMKGIRDTLAGKESAQSPGERLTGQNGWKEIDGCPLYTNDDFPLSVQQFQDIMAKNPSLDAFTPTGGFPQFVPDANRAAVAPFKDKIAKKDLALVVADTLPVQIDQMKEGLSLGQVGQRPFEMGYKTMFALKDVKEGKAAPKDPTYTGLDVCTSKNVDTCIAK; the protein is encoded by the coding sequence GTGCATAAGCATCTATTGATGGCCGCCGTGGCGTTTTCAGCGCTGATGGGTGGACAGGCCTGCGCGCAGCAGAAGTTTACCTTTGCGCTCGTTCCCAAGAACATGAACAATCCGTTCTTCGATCAGGCGCGGGACGGCTGCAAGAAGGCGGAAGCCGAGTCCAAGGGCGCCTTCCAGTGCATGTATATCGGCCCCGGAGAGCATGGCGGCGGCGAGGAGCAGGTGCAGATCGTGCAGGACCTCGTGGCCAAGAAGGTGGACGGCATTGCCGTGGCACCGGCCAACGCGGCAGCGATGGCCGTTGCGCTGCAGGCCGCCAAGGGCGCGGGCATCCCCGTGTTGACCTGGGACTCCGACGTTCTCCCCGAGAACAAGGATCTGCGCCTCGCCTATATTGGCACGCACAACTACGAGATCGGCGTCAACATCGCCAAGATCGTGCAGACCATCAAGCCGAAGGGCGGCACGATCTGCATCCAGTCCGGCGGCGCCGCGGCAGCCAACCACAACGAGCGCATGAAGGGCATCCGTGACACGCTGGCCGGCAAGGAGTCTGCCCAATCGCCCGGGGAACGGCTGACCGGACAGAATGGCTGGAAGGAGATCGACGGCTGCCCGCTCTACACCAACGACGATTTCCCTCTGTCGGTGCAGCAATTCCAGGACATCATGGCAAAGAATCCGTCCCTGGACGCGTTCACGCCGACGGGCGGCTTCCCGCAATTCGTGCCGGACGCTAACCGCGCTGCGGTCGCGCCCTTCAAGGACAAGATAGCCAAGAAGGACTTGGCATTGGTTGTTGCCGACACGCTGCCGGTTCAGATCGATCAGATGAAGGAGGGGCTGTCGCTCGGCCAGGTCGGACAGCGTCCGTTCGAGATGGGCTACAAGACCATGTTCGCTTTGAAGGACGTCAAGGAAGGCAAGGCTGCGCCTAAAGATCCGACCTATACCGGCCTCGACGTCTGCACATCCAAGAATGTCGATACCTGCATCGCCAAGTAG
- a CDS encoding acyl-CoA thioesterase — translation MFETAFTIEWGDCDEAGIVFYPNYFYWLDCTYQRWLRRHGLSQRELRRRFNSVTPLVNVAAQFIGPARYDDELVVRAEVAEWRERRFRIDYKLSVGNVQVAGGFEQRAWASLTDTGELRGANVPPEFRELLK, via the coding sequence ATGTTCGAAACAGCTTTTACGATCGAGTGGGGCGATTGCGACGAGGCTGGAATCGTCTTTTATCCCAACTACTTCTATTGGCTTGACTGCACCTATCAGCGCTGGCTGCGCAGGCATGGATTGAGCCAACGCGAGCTGCGGCGGCGCTTCAACAGCGTCACGCCGCTCGTCAATGTCGCTGCCCAGTTTATCGGGCCTGCCCGCTACGACGATGAGCTGGTGGTGCGCGCGGAAGTGGCGGAGTGGCGGGAGCGGCGGTTTCGAATCGACTACAAGCTGTCGGTGGGAAACGTGCAGGTCGCCGGCGGCTTCGAACAGCGCGCCTGGGCCTCGCTCACGGATACGGGTGAACTTCGCGGCGCGAACGTGCCGCCCGAGTTCAGGGAACTGTTGAAATGA
- a CDS encoding benzoate-CoA ligase family protein: MESIVDHVSDDAPGAQEIGFEIPECYNASEILFDNLKAGRADKVAVYAAAGNTSYGELCVSAARAGNGLSSLGLAAGDRVLLLLNDTAAYPAVFFGAIRAGFVPMLINTLSPRDLIGFYLRDSAAPVAIVDAEYASLFDQETTAGTRLRTLIVLNGDAACEPSSINVLNGDHWFDRFPSELEAAPTRRDDMAFWMYSSGSTGRPKGIVHLQHDMAYTAESFGRHILAIEENDICFSVPKIFFAYGFGNSITFPFSVGASTVLLAGRPEPGAVLDLIERFKPTLFFGLPTLYNALLHHPRIESADLSSVRLCLSAAEVLSQDIFTDWKRRFGLEIVEGLGSTEVLHIYLSNTHAQKKTGTAGKRVPGYEIRLTTPEGEPVVQGQEGVMWIRGHSNAPCYWNRPDKTAQTMREEGWIWTGDRLVEDADGFFTFVGRVDDLIKVSGQWIYPLEIELCLLQHSAIRECAVLGLELPDRRMTTKAFVILRDGHAASETLTRELQDYVKSKLLPYKYPRLIEYRSELPKTGTGKIDRQQLRNAPLDA, from the coding sequence ATGGAATCGATCGTGGATCACGTCTCCGACGATGCTCCCGGGGCGCAGGAGATCGGTTTCGAAATTCCCGAGTGCTACAACGCCAGCGAAATCCTGTTCGACAACCTGAAGGCGGGGCGTGCCGACAAGGTTGCCGTCTACGCCGCTGCCGGCAACACCAGCTATGGCGAGCTGTGCGTCAGCGCCGCCAGGGCCGGAAACGGCCTCAGCTCGCTCGGACTTGCCGCGGGCGATCGTGTGCTACTTCTGCTCAACGATACCGCAGCCTATCCCGCGGTGTTCTTTGGGGCGATCCGCGCCGGCTTCGTGCCGATGTTGATCAACACTCTTTCGCCGAGGGACCTCATCGGCTTCTACCTTCGGGATTCGGCTGCGCCGGTCGCGATCGTCGACGCCGAGTACGCTTCCCTGTTCGACCAGGAAACCACCGCGGGAACGCGGTTGCGCACGCTCATCGTTCTCAACGGCGACGCCGCGTGTGAGCCGTCCTCGATCAATGTGCTGAATGGCGATCATTGGTTCGACCGGTTTCCATCCGAGTTGGAGGCCGCACCCACGCGCCGCGACGACATGGCGTTCTGGATGTACAGCTCGGGCAGCACCGGCCGGCCGAAGGGCATCGTGCATCTGCAGCACGACATGGCCTACACGGCCGAGAGCTTCGGCCGTCATATCCTGGCAATCGAAGAGAACGACATCTGCTTCTCCGTACCGAAGATCTTTTTCGCCTATGGCTTCGGGAATTCGATCACGTTTCCGTTCTCGGTCGGCGCAAGCACGGTCCTTCTCGCCGGTCGGCCCGAGCCGGGTGCCGTTCTCGACCTGATCGAGCGGTTCAAGCCGACGCTCTTCTTCGGCCTGCCGACGCTCTACAACGCGCTGCTCCACCATCCGCGTATCGAGTCTGCCGACCTGTCGAGCGTGCGTCTGTGCCTGTCAGCAGCAGAGGTGTTGTCGCAGGACATTTTCACCGACTGGAAGCGACGTTTCGGACTCGAGATCGTCGAAGGGCTCGGATCGACCGAGGTCCTGCACATCTATCTTTCGAATACGCACGCGCAGAAGAAGACCGGAACCGCAGGCAAGCGCGTTCCCGGATACGAGATCCGGCTGACCACGCCCGAAGGCGAGCCCGTCGTCCAAGGCCAAGAAGGCGTCATGTGGATACGCGGTCACTCCAACGCACCTTGCTACTGGAACAGGCCGGACAAGACCGCGCAGACTATGCGCGAGGAGGGGTGGATCTGGACCGGCGACAGGCTCGTCGAGGACGCCGACGGATTCTTCACGTTCGTCGGTCGCGTCGACGACCTCATCAAGGTGAGCGGCCAATGGATCTACCCGCTCGAGATCGAGCTCTGCCTGTTGCAGCATTCGGCAATCCGGGAATGCGCGGTCCTCGGACTGGAGCTGCCCGATCGTCGCATGACGACGAAGGCGTTCGTCATCCTTCGGGACGGTCATGCGGCCAGTGAAACGCTCACGCGTGAGCTGCAGGATTACGTCAAGTCGAAACTGCTCCCCTACAAATATCCGCGCCTGATCGAATACCGGTCCGAATTGCCGAAGACCGGAACGGGCAAGATCGATCGTCAGCAACTGCGCAATGCGCCATTGGACGCATGA
- the gtdA gene encoding gentisate 1,2-dioxygenase yields the protein MSQQAIMAPTADTPERRAFYDKIDKKNLTALWLSLADLVTAEPRSACRAASWRFQDIRAYMLEAGGLITAKEAERRVLVLENPGLRGQSKITTDLYAGVQLVMPGEVAPAHRHTQSALRFILEGEGAYTAVNGERTIMHEGDFIITPPWAWHDHGNPSPDPVFWLDGLDIPVIQMLDASFAEHLDVDEQPITRPVGDSDARYGHNLLPVDHRGGGGTSPVFNYPYARTREALERLRRAAAWDPCHGLKMRYTNPITGNHAMATMATFIQLLPKNFATATYRSTDATVFVPIEGKGRSVVSPRSGEDIVIEWSKRDVFVVPSWHRVRHEALDGDAVIFSYSDRPIQEALHLFREDRGNA from the coding sequence ATGTCCCAACAAGCAATCATGGCGCCCACGGCCGACACGCCGGAGCGGCGTGCCTTCTACGACAAGATCGACAAGAAGAACTTGACGGCCCTGTGGCTGTCGCTGGCCGATCTCGTGACTGCCGAGCCGAGGAGCGCCTGTCGAGCAGCCTCGTGGCGCTTCCAGGACATCCGCGCGTACATGCTTGAGGCCGGTGGTCTCATTACGGCAAAGGAGGCCGAGCGGCGCGTTCTGGTGCTGGAAAACCCGGGCCTCCGCGGACAGTCCAAGATCACCACCGATCTCTATGCCGGTGTGCAACTCGTCATGCCGGGTGAGGTCGCGCCGGCCCACCGCCATACCCAATCGGCGCTACGCTTCATCCTGGAGGGCGAAGGCGCCTACACGGCCGTGAACGGCGAGCGTACGATCATGCACGAGGGGGATTTCATCATTACGCCGCCATGGGCCTGGCACGACCACGGCAATCCCAGTCCCGATCCGGTCTTCTGGCTGGACGGTCTCGACATCCCGGTCATTCAGATGCTGGATGCATCATTTGCAGAACATCTCGATGTAGACGAACAACCGATCACCCGGCCGGTTGGCGACAGTGACGCCCGCTATGGTCATAACCTCCTTCCCGTCGATCACAGGGGAGGCGGTGGCACGTCGCCGGTGTTCAATTATCCCTATGCGCGAACGCGCGAGGCGCTCGAACGCTTGCGCCGCGCCGCTGCCTGGGACCCATGCCACGGCCTCAAGATGCGCTACACCAACCCGATCACGGGCAATCATGCCATGGCCACCATGGCGACCTTCATCCAGCTCCTGCCGAAAAATTTCGCAACCGCGACTTACCGTTCGACCGACGCGACGGTTTTCGTGCCGATCGAGGGCAAGGGCCGCAGCGTCGTCTCGCCACGATCCGGCGAGGACATTGTGATCGAGTGGAGCAAGCGGGATGTCTTCGTGGTCCCCTCCTGGCATCGCGTGCGTCATGAAGCGCTCGACGGCGACGCAGTGATTTTCTCTTATTCGGATCGGCCCATTCAGGAAGCGCTACATTTGTTCCGGGAGGATCGCGGCAATGCGTGA
- a CDS encoding IclR family transcriptional regulator, which translates to MKRKPAKDTGEEGGGTAPGGIQALDAALSVLRVLRSFDGPAALSDIAREAGMPPSKVHRYLASFIHAGLAVQKERSGRYDLGREAAELGVAAISRNNFVVRASDELEELAAATGQAALLAVWSHNGPTVVRLERGPNLTTTSIGLGSTFPLLDSATGRIFLAYLPYPQLAARMHHELERAATTGVSWPDLNPDATSVEALTTKIRRERVAYVDGRFIPGLSAISSAITNWQGEIEVAVTLFGTHKELLEPGSATRTALVDFASRHSIAPPAQLGNSSHRAR; encoded by the coding sequence ATGAAGCGCAAGCCTGCGAAAGACACTGGCGAAGAGGGCGGCGGGACGGCTCCCGGTGGCATCCAGGCTCTCGACGCCGCGCTTTCGGTTCTCCGAGTCCTGCGCTCCTTCGATGGGCCGGCGGCGCTATCGGATATCGCGCGCGAAGCGGGAATGCCTCCAAGCAAAGTCCACCGCTATCTCGCGAGCTTCATTCATGCGGGCCTTGCCGTACAGAAGGAGCGTTCCGGCCGCTATGACCTGGGACGCGAAGCGGCAGAGCTGGGCGTTGCGGCAATCAGCCGGAACAACTTCGTCGTCCGAGCGTCCGACGAGCTCGAGGAATTGGCCGCGGCGACGGGTCAGGCCGCGTTGCTTGCGGTCTGGAGCCACAATGGCCCGACGGTCGTCAGGCTGGAGAGAGGTCCCAATCTGACGACGACGTCGATCGGTCTTGGCAGCACCTTTCCGTTATTGGACTCCGCGACCGGACGCATCTTCCTCGCGTACCTGCCCTACCCGCAACTGGCGGCTCGGATGCACCACGAACTCGAGCGAGCGGCGACCACTGGCGTGAGCTGGCCGGATCTCAATCCCGACGCGACAAGTGTCGAAGCATTGACGACGAAAATCCGCCGCGAGCGTGTCGCCTATGTTGACGGACGTTTCATTCCGGGCTTGAGCGCGATTTCGTCCGCAATCACGAACTGGCAGGGAGAGATCGAGGTCGCGGTGACCCTGTTCGGCACGCACAAGGAATTGCTGGAGCCGGGTAGCGCCACGCGAACCGCTTTGGTCGATTTTGCCTCGCGTCACTCGATCGCCCCACCGGCCCAACTCGGCAATTCGAGTCATCGAGCGCGATAG
- a CDS encoding PDR/VanB family oxidoreductase: MDTHPLKLKVQSVVAETSVIRSLVFGVEGGAVPQWQAGAHIRVLLPNGQDRPYSLMALPGLPGDTVALGVLREEMSTGGSQFMHALKTGDIVRATAPVNNFRLQEGASPALLLAGGIGVTPILSMAAELNAREVPYRLHYAGRTPGRLGFLPQLRAICPKGLSVHYDSDESRLDIAAALGDAPADAHVYVCGPAGMIDAVKAGALAIGIPADRIHFELFKTEQPGSPNRPFEVELKSTGQIITVATDQSIIQALEAAGLDVLYDCQRGDCGICQCGVIAGVPDHRDVILSDDEKASNKVMQICVSRAKSERLVLDL; the protein is encoded by the coding sequence ATGGACACGCATCCGCTCAAGCTCAAGGTGCAGTCGGTCGTTGCGGAGACGTCGGTCATTCGCAGCCTTGTGTTCGGCGTGGAGGGCGGTGCTGTCCCACAATGGCAAGCGGGCGCGCACATCCGCGTGTTGCTGCCGAACGGGCAAGACCGGCCGTATTCTCTGATGGCTTTGCCGGGCCTGCCTGGAGACACCGTCGCGCTCGGGGTGTTGCGCGAGGAGATGTCGACCGGCGGCTCGCAGTTCATGCATGCGCTGAAGACCGGCGACATCGTGAGAGCGACCGCGCCGGTCAACAATTTCCGTCTGCAAGAGGGAGCCTCGCCGGCGCTGCTGCTGGCCGGCGGCATCGGCGTCACGCCGATTCTGTCCATGGCCGCGGAGCTGAACGCGCGGGAAGTTCCATACCGCCTGCACTACGCCGGACGAACGCCGGGGCGGCTGGGCTTCCTGCCGCAGTTGCGGGCGATCTGTCCAAAGGGCTTGTCCGTTCATTACGACAGCGACGAGTCGCGCCTGGACATCGCGGCGGCGCTTGGCGATGCGCCCGCAGACGCCCACGTCTATGTCTGCGGCCCTGCCGGCATGATCGACGCGGTGAAGGCGGGCGCCCTCGCCATTGGCATCCCGGCAGATCGTATCCATTTCGAGCTGTTCAAGACCGAGCAACCCGGCTCTCCCAACAGGCCATTCGAGGTGGAGCTCAAGTCGACAGGGCAGATCATCACGGTTGCGACCGATCAGAGCATCATCCAGGCGCTGGAAGCGGCGGGGCTCGATGTTCTCTACGACTGCCAGCGGGGCGATTGCGGCATCTGTCAGTGCGGCGTGATCGCAGGCGTGCCCGATCATCGCGACGTCATTCTCAGCGACGACGAGAAGGCGTCCAACAAGGTCATGCAGATCTGCGTGTCGCGTGCGAAATCGGAACGGCTCGTATTGGATCTCTGA
- a CDS encoding fumarylacetoacetate hydrolase family protein → MRDDMTSPDFVLPPPPHASVAVHNSTARFPVRRIICVGRNYAAHAREMGRDPDREPPFFFMKPADTVVDDGTTVPYPPQTKNFHYEIELIVAIGQGGADIPLQRALDHVWGYGVGIDLTRRDLQLQAREQGRPWDWGKGFDLSAPIAPLRPVSAVGHPNAGRIWLAVDDVIKQDSDISKLIWPVPDIISICSQSMALKSGDIIMTGTPEGVGPVQRGEVMTGGIEGLGEIRISVE, encoded by the coding sequence ATGCGTGACGACATGACCAGCCCTGATTTTGTTCTGCCCCCGCCGCCGCATGCCTCGGTCGCGGTCCACAACTCGACGGCGCGCTTTCCGGTACGCCGCATCATCTGCGTCGGCCGCAACTACGCGGCTCATGCGCGCGAGATGGGACGCGATCCTGACCGCGAGCCGCCGTTCTTCTTCATGAAGCCCGCGGATACCGTTGTGGATGACGGCACGACCGTTCCCTATCCGCCGCAGACGAAGAACTTCCACTATGAGATCGAGTTGATCGTCGCGATCGGGCAGGGCGGGGCCGATATCCCGCTCCAACGTGCGCTCGATCACGTCTGGGGCTACGGCGTCGGCATCGATCTGACCCGTCGCGATCTTCAGCTCCAGGCCCGTGAGCAGGGCCGTCCCTGGGACTGGGGCAAGGGTTTTGACCTCTCGGCGCCGATCGCCCCGCTGCGACCGGTCTCGGCAGTCGGCCATCCAAATGCCGGGCGCATCTGGCTTGCCGTCGACGACGTCATCAAACAGGACTCCGACATCTCGAAGCTGATCTGGCCCGTGCCCGACATCATCTCGATCTGCTCGCAGTCGATGGCACTCAAATCCGGCGACATCATCATGACGGGTACACCAGAGGGCGTCGGGCCGGTGCAGCGCGGGGAAGTCATGACTGGCGGGATCGAAGGGCTCGGCGAAATCAGGATATCGGTCGAATAG
- a CDS encoding MFS transporter — protein MSTAKTIDVTEIIEQARFGRLQFLILVLCGWIAMLDGFDTQAIAYVAPVTAEQWGIAMAGFGPIFGAGLAGLTVGAFVLSPAADRFGRKNVILLSVLLFGIFALVTARATTLSELLVYRFLTGIGLGGAMPNIIALTSEYAPKRMRALLIAIMFCGFPLGSTIGGVISAPLIGALGWHSVFVLGGMLPLVTLIALSIWLPESIRFLVTRGVSGERIANLLARLDPAASQAAASRYVMPPAQASGFPVAKLLAEGRASMTLLLWVAFFMNLLVMYFLVNWMPSLLKASGLPLNIAILSTAVLNAGGVVGAIVLGRFVDRLDPYLVLGGAYSASALFIAGIAFGSANVWTLMISTFLAGFGVVGAQIGMNALAASLYPTEIRSTGVGWALGVGRIGSIIGPVAGGILLGFGWTAQSVVLTAAVPALLAGLAVIGLRRREPSLKLVPSTATLHH, from the coding sequence ATGTCCACTGCGAAGACCATCGACGTGACCGAAATCATCGAACAGGCGCGGTTCGGACGCCTCCAGTTCCTGATTCTCGTTCTCTGCGGGTGGATTGCCATGCTCGACGGCTTCGACACGCAGGCGATCGCCTATGTCGCGCCCGTCACCGCCGAGCAATGGGGGATCGCGATGGCCGGCTTCGGTCCGATCTTCGGTGCGGGCCTTGCCGGCCTCACGGTCGGCGCCTTTGTCCTGAGCCCCGCGGCCGATCGGTTCGGCCGAAAGAACGTGATTCTGCTCTCCGTGCTGCTGTTCGGCATTTTCGCGCTCGTCACTGCGCGCGCCACCACGCTGAGCGAACTCCTGGTCTATCGCTTCCTGACGGGCATCGGCCTCGGCGGCGCCATGCCCAATATCATCGCGCTGACCAGCGAATATGCGCCGAAGCGGATGCGCGCGCTGCTCATCGCCATCATGTTCTGCGGCTTTCCGCTGGGCTCGACGATCGGCGGCGTGATCAGCGCGCCTCTCATCGGCGCGCTTGGTTGGCACTCGGTCTTCGTCTTGGGAGGCATGCTTCCGCTGGTGACTTTGATCGCTCTGTCCATCTGGCTGCCCGAATCGATCCGCTTTCTGGTGACGCGCGGCGTCTCCGGCGAGCGGATCGCAAACCTGCTCGCAAGGCTCGACCCGGCCGCCTCCCAGGCGGCGGCAAGCCGCTATGTCATGCCTCCCGCGCAAGCGTCAGGCTTTCCGGTGGCGAAGCTTCTTGCCGAAGGCCGCGCATCCATGACGCTGCTGCTCTGGGTCGCATTCTTCATGAACCTGCTCGTCATGTACTTTCTCGTGAACTGGATGCCCTCGCTGCTCAAGGCGAGTGGCCTGCCGCTCAACATCGCGATCCTCTCGACGGCGGTGTTGAACGCCGGAGGCGTCGTGGGCGCGATCGTTCTCGGCCGCTTCGTCGATCGGCTCGACCCGTATCTGGTGCTCGGCGGCGCCTATTCCGCCTCCGCGCTCTTCATCGCCGGCATCGCATTCGGATCGGCCAATGTCTGGACCCTGATGATCTCCACCTTCCTCGCGGGATTCGGCGTGGTGGGTGCGCAGATCGGCATGAACGCGCTTGCAGCCAGCCTCTATCCGACCGAGATCCGATCCACCGGCGTGGGCTGGGCGCTGGGCGTGGGCCGCATCGGGTCGATCATCGGCCCGGTCGCGGGAGGCATTCTGCTCGGCTTCGGGTGGACTGCGCAGTCCGTCGTGCTGACGGCGGCGGTCCCGGCGCTGCTGGCGGGACTGGCGGTGATCGGGCTGCGCAGACGAGAGCCATCGCTCAAGCTCGTGCCGTCAACCGCGACGCTTCATCATTGA
- a CDS encoding FAD-dependent monooxygenase: protein MRLSRIAVLGGGPAGLYFGYLWKRRHPEDQVDVFEQNPEGATWGFGVVFSDKALDFLRADDPETADAVSAGMETWRDITLVHRGERIVLDGVGFSAVGRLDFITQLTERARSAGANLRFGSPVRSVDELAGYDLIVAADGVNSLVRRAYEGDFKTSLSYDDNKFAWYGTTKRFETLTQTFVETELGSFNAHHYRYSPTMSTFIVECDRATWLRAGFAEKTEEEGRAICEKVFADTLEGHPLVNNKSIWRNFPWLWNDRWSHRNMVLVGDALHTAHFSIGSGTRLALEDVIALVNALDNEPRDLRRALEAYETARRPVVEKLVKAARTSAAWYERFAAHMKLAPLDLGYSYITRSGRIDDSQLRAMSPRFMARHDANSLTSINSR from the coding sequence ATGCGGCTCAGTCGCATCGCTGTGCTGGGGGGAGGTCCTGCGGGGCTATACTTCGGCTACCTATGGAAACGCCGGCATCCCGAGGATCAGGTCGACGTCTTCGAGCAGAATCCCGAAGGGGCCACCTGGGGATTCGGAGTCGTCTTCTCTGACAAGGCGCTCGACTTCCTGCGCGCCGATGATCCAGAAACAGCGGACGCCGTCTCGGCCGGCATGGAGACATGGCGCGATATCACGCTCGTTCATCGCGGCGAGCGCATCGTACTCGACGGCGTCGGCTTCTCCGCGGTCGGGCGGCTCGACTTCATCACGCAGCTGACCGAGCGCGCACGATCCGCTGGCGCCAATCTCCGGTTCGGCTCGCCCGTGCGCTCCGTCGACGAGCTGGCAGGATACGATCTGATCGTGGCTGCCGATGGCGTGAACTCGCTGGTCCGAAGGGCCTACGAGGGCGACTTCAAGACCTCCCTTTCCTACGACGACAACAAGTTCGCCTGGTACGGAACCACGAAACGCTTCGAGACGCTGACGCAGACTTTCGTCGAAACCGAGCTCGGCAGCTTCAACGCCCATCATTACCGGTACTCTCCGACGATGAGCACGTTCATCGTCGAGTGCGATCGCGCGACCTGGCTGCGCGCCGGCTTTGCGGAGAAGACTGAGGAAGAGGGCAGGGCGATTTGCGAGAAGGTGTTCGCCGACACGCTCGAGGGGCATCCACTCGTCAACAATAAGTCGATCTGGCGGAATTTCCCCTGGTTGTGGAACGATCGCTGGTCCCACCGCAACATGGTGCTCGTCGGCGACGCGCTCCACACCGCGCACTTCTCGATCGGATCGGGCACGCGCCTCGCGCTCGAGGACGTCATCGCCCTCGTCAATGCCCTGGACAATGAACCACGTGATCTCCGCCGTGCGCTGGAGGCTTACGAGACCGCACGCCGCCCCGTAGTGGAAAAGCTGGTCAAGGCCGCAAGAACGAGTGCGGCCTGGTACGAGCGCTTTGCAGCGCACATGAAGCTGGCGCCACTGGATCTTGGCTATAGCTACATCACCCGCTCTGGCCGGATCGACGACAGTCAGCTCCGCGCAATGTCGCCGCGCTTCATGGCGCGTCACGACGCGAATTCATTGACCTCCATCAATTCGCGATAG